CAGTGAAGGATGATGTTGACGTGACGCCTCCAGGCACCACTTTCTTGCCAGGCGTATCCTTTGCCCTTACCGCAGCTCTCCTGTTCGGCGCCAGCACTCCGGTCGCGAAGGTGCTCCTTGGCAAGGTCGATCCCATACTGTTGGCAGGATTGTTTTACCTTGGTTCGGGGAGCGGCCTTGCCGTCTGGTGGTGGCTGCGCTCTCGGTTTCAGCGTGGGAACTCCCAAGAGGCCAGTCTACAGCTTCCAGACCTTCCCTGGCTCGCAGGTGCGATCCTTGCGGGCGGTGTTGTTGGTCCCGTGCTGCTCATGCTCGGTCTTGTCGTCACTCCAGCATCTTCAGCCTCGTTACTCCTCAATCTCGAGGGGGTCCTCACGGCGATGCTTGCGTGGGGTGTCTTCCACGAACACATCGGCCGCCGCCTCGTCTGGGGAATGGCCGCCATTACTGCCGGTAGCCTGCTGCTGTCAT
Above is a window of Deltaproteobacteria bacterium DNA encoding:
- a CDS encoding DMT family transporter, which gives rise to MPGVSFALTAALLFGASTPVAKVLLGKVDPILLAGLFYLGSGSGLAVWWWLRSRFQRGNSQEASLQLPDLPWLAGAILAGGVVGPVLLMLGLVVTPASSASLLLNLEGVLTAMLAWGVFHEHIGRRLVWGMAAITAGSLLLSWSSRPEWSMPWEILAIVGACLAWAIDNNLTRKVSAGNPLQIAGAKGVVAGTVNLTIALVAGPNVVRE